In Haloarcula salinisoli, one genomic interval encodes:
- a CDS encoding response regulator transcription factor, whose amino-acid sequence MSSGDAPPTVLIVEDEQHLADLYTDYLADSYDVLTAYSGEEGIDRLSEDIDVVLLDRRMPVVSGNEVLAEIEERSLPCRVAMVTAVNPDFDIIEMGVDDYLVKPVTREELSEVVERLQKIAAYNEQLQALTTRKLKRNVLQVEKTQTELERSQRYRELQNEIAEIAERVDELAADLDVEENDLRL is encoded by the coding sequence GTGAGCTCAGGCGACGCCCCTCCGACCGTACTCATCGTCGAGGACGAACAGCACCTCGCGGACCTCTACACCGACTATCTTGCCGACAGTTACGACGTGCTGACCGCCTACAGCGGCGAGGAGGGCATCGACCGCCTCTCCGAGGACATCGACGTCGTCCTGCTGGACCGCCGGATGCCGGTCGTCTCGGGCAACGAGGTGCTGGCAGAGATCGAGGAGCGGTCACTGCCCTGCCGGGTGGCGATGGTGACTGCGGTCAACCCCGATTTCGACATCATCGAGATGGGCGTCGACGACTACCTCGTCAAGCCGGTCACCCGGGAGGAGCTCTCGGAGGTCGTCGAGCGCCTCCAGAAGATAGCCGCCTACAACGAACAGCTCCAGGCGCTGACCACCCGCAAGCTCAAGCGCAACGTCCTGCAGGTAGAGAAAACCCAGACGGAGCTGGAACGGAGCCAGCGGTACCGCGAGCTCCAGAACGAAATCGCGGAGATAGCCGAGCGCGTCGACGAGCTGGCTGCCGACCTAGACGTCGAAGAGAACGACCTGCGGCTCTAA
- the hisC gene encoding histidinol-phosphate transaminase, whose amino-acid sequence MNPRDLSAHTAYRAGRGIEEVARELGLDPDAMVKLSSNENMFGPSPRAVEAIRESAERMHSYPKASHADLVERLAEMWDADPEQVWLGNGGDGALDCLARAMLDPGQRVLVPDPGFAYYPMSARYHHGEVEEYTLSKAEDFAQTADAVLKDYDGERIVYLTSPHNPTGKEFTTEAVREIAERTDDETLTLVDEAYGEFTDSPSARPLLDERDDVALLRTFSKAYGLAGVRLGYALVPEAWADAYARINTPFSASELACRAGLAALSDDDHVERSVETAAWAREYIYDELDAPTWESAGNFVLAEVGDAAAVADAAQAEGVIVRDCSSFGLPECVRITCGTEEDTEQAVAVLNDAIAEVGQ is encoded by the coding sequence ATGAACCCACGGGACCTCTCCGCGCACACCGCCTACCGGGCGGGTCGCGGTATCGAGGAAGTCGCCCGAGAGCTCGGTCTGGACCCCGACGCGATGGTGAAGCTATCGTCGAACGAGAACATGTTCGGTCCCAGTCCCCGAGCCGTCGAGGCCATCCGCGAGTCCGCCGAGCGGATGCACTCCTATCCGAAGGCGTCCCACGCCGACCTGGTCGAGCGCCTCGCCGAGATGTGGGACGCCGACCCGGAACAGGTGTGGCTCGGCAACGGCGGCGACGGGGCCCTTGACTGTCTCGCCCGCGCGATGCTGGACCCGGGACAGCGAGTCCTGGTCCCGGACCCCGGCTTCGCCTACTACCCGATGAGCGCTCGCTACCACCACGGCGAGGTCGAGGAGTACACCCTCTCGAAGGCCGAGGACTTCGCCCAGACCGCCGACGCGGTGCTGAAAGATTACGACGGCGAGCGCATCGTCTACCTGACCAGCCCGCACAACCCCACAGGCAAGGAGTTCACGACTGAGGCCGTCCGTGAAATCGCCGAGCGGACCGACGACGAGACGCTGACACTGGTCGACGAGGCCTACGGTGAGTTCACCGACAGCCCGAGCGCGCGGCCGCTACTCGACGAGCGCGACGACGTGGCGCTCCTGCGGACGTTCTCGAAGGCCTACGGGCTGGCTGGCGTCCGCCTGGGCTACGCGCTCGTCCCAGAGGCGTGGGCCGACGCCTACGCCCGCATCAACACGCCGTTCTCCGCGAGCGAGCTGGCCTGCCGGGCCGGTCTCGCGGCGCTTTCCGACGACGACCACGTCGAGCGCAGCGTCGAGACGGCCGCGTGGGCCCGCGAGTACATCTACGACGAACTCGACGCTCCGACCTGGGAGAGCGCCGGCAACTTCGTGCTCGCCGAGGTCGGCGACGCCGCTGCAGTGGCCGACGCCGCCCAGGCCGAGGGCGTCATCGTCCGTGACTGCTCCTCCTTTGGTCTGCCCGAGTGCGTCCGAATCACCTGCGGGACGGAGGAAGACACGGAGCAGGCCGTCGCTGTCCTCAACGACGCTATCGCGGAGGTCGGGCAGTGA
- a CDS encoding transporter, producing MSLIDTAMYVVHFVFAGLWSGTVLFTSYAVIPAALDGDLRAGSLSAMTGKLKTVSRASSLLLFLSGGHLAGALYTVESLTGSTRGYLVLSMVGLWFVLSGLVEVGASKLADGTDQQKVRQPAADARPFLLGASVAALLLLVDAGLLLGL from the coding sequence ATGAGTCTCATCGACACCGCGATGTACGTCGTCCACTTCGTCTTCGCCGGGCTGTGGTCCGGCACCGTCCTGTTTACCAGCTACGCCGTTATTCCGGCGGCGCTTGACGGCGACCTCCGAGCGGGGTCGCTTTCGGCGATGACCGGGAAACTGAAGACCGTCTCCAGAGCGAGCTCGCTCCTACTCTTCCTCTCCGGTGGCCACCTCGCCGGGGCGCTGTACACGGTCGAAAGTCTCACTGGCTCCACGCGGGGCTACCTCGTGCTCTCGATGGTCGGCCTGTGGTTCGTGCTGTCCGGACTCGTCGAGGTCGGTGCGTCGAAACTCGCCGACGGGACCGACCAGCAGAAAGTTCGCCAGCCCGCCGCCGACGCCCGCCCGTTCCTGCTGGGCGCGTCGGTGGCCGCACTGCTCTTGCTGGTCGATGCCGGACTCCTCCTGGGGCTCTAG
- a CDS encoding chemotaxis protein CheC, whose product MPLLIDVRKLSLITDLIQDGAEQVAGSLAELAGVEANVDIKSLSFVQPDDIVMEMGAEQIHSARIRLTEPPYGVFLMTFSTETAAEIARLMTGTPVDGEFTQLQSSALQEMCNILTSGFIDGIADTLETTIDMGTPTVEADDASAIADAAMSHVRRDSLTIVLDSLVDIKETDVAFSLRIFLVPDPGSFVHLIDQLDRDVETGQPTSVDAADVEELDMDAEVKIFDEAGE is encoded by the coding sequence ATGCCACTGCTCATCGACGTCAGGAAGCTCTCGCTCATCACTGACCTCATCCAGGACGGTGCCGAGCAGGTGGCCGGGTCGCTAGCCGAACTGGCCGGCGTCGAGGCCAACGTCGACATCAAGAGCCTCTCGTTCGTCCAGCCGGACGATATCGTGATGGAGATGGGGGCGGAGCAGATTCACAGCGCCCGCATCCGGCTCACCGAACCGCCCTATGGTGTCTTCCTGATGACGTTCTCGACGGAGACCGCGGCGGAGATTGCGCGGCTGATGACCGGAACGCCCGTGGACGGCGAGTTCACCCAGCTACAGTCCTCGGCCCTCCAGGAGATGTGTAACATACTGACCTCCGGTTTTATCGACGGCATCGCCGACACCCTGGAGACGACCATCGATATGGGGACGCCGACGGTCGAAGCGGACGACGCTTCGGCCATCGCCGACGCGGCCATGTCACACGTCCGCCGGGACTCCCTGACCATCGTGCTCGATTCGCTGGTCGACATCAAAGAGACGGACGTGGCCTTCTCGCTTCGCATCTTCCTGGTGCCCGACCCCGGCTCTTTCGTCCACCTCATCGACCAGCTTGACCGCGACGTCGAGACCGGCCAGCCGACCAGTGTCGACGCCGCGGACGTGGAAGAGCTGGACATGGACGCCGAGGTGAAGATCTTCGACGAGGCGGGTGAGTGA
- a CDS encoding CDP-alcohol phosphatidyltransferase family protein — protein sequence MTLDRFRHVADRALDPFVGAARTVGLSPNGVSVIAFLLAVAAGGVYAVAASQPLLYLAGAVLVFLNGWLDLVDGALARELNVASSAGDLLDHVLDRYADIVIIVGLAAGVGQWALGIAAVTGVLMTSYLGTQSQAVGLDRVYGGLLGRADRLALVGVVTGIAAFVRPTGLGLDPVGWLLVVFAVVGHLTAFQRFYYAMKALD from the coding sequence ATGACACTCGATAGATTCCGCCACGTGGCCGACCGCGCCCTGGACCCGTTCGTCGGGGCCGCCCGAACGGTGGGCCTCTCACCCAACGGCGTCAGCGTCATCGCCTTCCTGCTCGCCGTCGCCGCCGGGGGCGTCTACGCCGTCGCCGCCAGCCAGCCGCTGCTGTATCTCGCGGGCGCAGTGCTGGTCTTCCTGAACGGCTGGCTCGACCTCGTCGACGGCGCGCTCGCCCGGGAACTGAACGTCGCCTCCTCGGCCGGCGACCTGCTCGATCACGTGCTGGACCGCTACGCCGACATCGTCATCATCGTCGGCCTGGCGGCGGGCGTCGGGCAGTGGGCGCTGGGCATCGCCGCCGTCACCGGCGTCCTGATGACCTCCTATCTGGGCACCCAGTCACAGGCAGTCGGCCTGGACCGCGTCTACGGCGGGCTGCTCGGCCGCGCTGACCGCCTCGCGCTCGTCGGCGTCGTCACTGGCATCGCGGCGTTCGTCCGCCCGACCGGGCTCGGACTCGACCCCGTCGGCTGGCTGCTGGTCGTCTTCGCCGTCGTCGGCCACCTGACCGCGTTCCAGCGGTTCTACTACGCCATGAAGGCACTGGATTGA
- a CDS encoding fumarylacetoacetate hydrolase family protein — protein sequence MKRVRFRDSAGNVRGGRWAIEDGEPVVTAAAGPYGRIAFGDESYDPGEVDILPPCEPTKIVCLGRNYADHAEEMGSDIPERPMLFLKGPNAVASHGNKLTMPAGKERIDYEAELGVVIGEQCKNVSEADALDVVAGYTCVNDISNRDDQNREQNWVRGKAFDNACPIGPMVATPEHVPEDATIECRVNGETKQSSSRDNLIFPVEELIAEITEYMTLEPGDVIATGTPAGVGPLEDGDQVEVEIEGIGTLEHSVKMP from the coding sequence ATGAAACGCGTCCGATTTCGCGACTCCGCCGGGAACGTCCGCGGCGGCCGCTGGGCCATCGAAGACGGGGAGCCCGTGGTCACTGCGGCCGCCGGGCCCTACGGCCGCATCGCGTTCGGGGACGAGAGCTACGACCCCGGGGAGGTAGATATCCTCCCACCGTGTGAGCCGACGAAGATAGTCTGTCTGGGGCGCAACTACGCCGACCACGCCGAGGAGATGGGGAGCGATATTCCGGAGCGGCCGATGCTGTTCCTCAAGGGACCGAACGCCGTCGCCTCCCACGGGAACAAGCTGACCATGCCCGCCGGGAAAGAACGCATCGACTACGAGGCCGAGCTGGGGGTCGTCATCGGAGAGCAGTGCAAGAACGTCTCCGAGGCCGACGCGTTGGACGTCGTCGCGGGCTATACCTGCGTCAACGACATCTCGAACCGGGACGACCAGAACAGGGAGCAAAACTGGGTCCGCGGCAAGGCCTTCGACAACGCCTGTCCCATCGGTCCGATGGTCGCGACCCCGGAACACGTCCCCGAGGACGCCACGATAGAGTGTCGGGTCAACGGCGAGACGAAGCAGTCCTCTTCGCGTGATAATCTCATCTTCCCCGTCGAAGAACTCATCGCCGAGATAACCGAGTATATGACCCTCGAACCCGGCGACGTCATCGCCACCGGGACGCCGGCGGGCGTCGGCCCGCTGGAAGACGGCGACCAGGTGGAGGTCGAGATCGAGGGTATCGGCACACTCGAACACAGCGTCAAGATGCCGTAA
- a CDS encoding prephenate dehydrogenase/arogenate dehydrogenase family protein — translation MNVLVVGAGSMGQWFARTLRDHADAAVAFTDTDSDAAHRAADRVGGRAVPTDTGERFDVVCLAVPMPVARVAIDEYAPLASEAVVDVTGSMTDPLAAMAETVPDRQRASLHPLFAPANAPGSIAVVAPARGDAVDAVLDALVAGGNDTFETTSAEHDSAMESVQAAAHAAVLAYAIASDDVPERFHTPVSAGLQSLVDQVLGGEAHVYADIQHAFDGADAVADAARELAEADHDTFVELYDELS, via the coding sequence ATGAACGTCCTCGTCGTCGGTGCCGGGTCGATGGGGCAGTGGTTCGCCCGGACGCTACGGGACCACGCCGACGCAGCCGTCGCCTTCACCGACACGGACAGCGACGCCGCCCACCGCGCCGCCGACCGTGTCGGCGGGCGAGCCGTCCCCACCGACACCGGGGAGCGGTTCGACGTGGTCTGTCTCGCCGTGCCGATGCCGGTCGCCCGCGTGGCCATCGACGAGTACGCACCACTGGCGTCCGAGGCCGTCGTCGACGTGACCGGGAGCATGACCGACCCGCTCGCGGCGATGGCCGAGACGGTCCCGGACCGGCAGCGTGCGAGCCTCCACCCGCTCTTTGCCCCGGCGAACGCGCCGGGGAGTATCGCCGTGGTCGCGCCCGCTCGCGGCGACGCCGTCGACGCCGTGCTTGACGCGCTCGTCGCCGGCGGCAACGACACCTTCGAGACGACGTCCGCGGAACACGACAGCGCGATGGAGTCGGTCCAGGCGGCGGCCCACGCCGCCGTGCTGGCCTACGCGATTGCAAGCGACGACGTCCCAGAGCGTTTCCACACGCCCGTCTCCGCGGGCCTCCAGTCACTCGTCGACCAGGTGCTGGGCGGCGAAGCGCACGTCTACGCCGATATCCAGCACGCCTTCGACGGTGCCGACGCCGTCGCCGACGCGGCCCGTGAGCTGGCCGAGGCAGACCACGACACCTTCGTCGAGCTGTACGACGAGCTATCATGA
- a CDS encoding adenylate kinase family protein, with product MRVAVTGTPGTGKTTATERLSTDRDVIHLNDVIKSEGFSTGTDEERGSLVADMDAVAEWLDGREDAIVESHLAHNFDADRVVVLRAHPETVVSRLRERGDSDSKAYENAESEALDVVLSEAVHHHGTENVYEIDTTDRDPEAVAAEIAAVVEGEREPSAGTVSYVDWL from the coding sequence GTGAGAGTCGCCGTCACCGGGACCCCTGGGACGGGCAAGACCACGGCGACGGAGCGGCTTTCGACCGACCGCGACGTGATTCACCTCAACGACGTCATCAAATCGGAGGGGTTCTCGACGGGCACCGACGAGGAGCGTGGCAGCCTCGTCGCAGACATGGACGCGGTCGCGGAGTGGCTCGACGGCCGCGAGGACGCGATAGTGGAATCGCATCTCGCGCACAACTTCGACGCCGACAGAGTGGTCGTCCTGCGAGCCCATCCTGAGACAGTCGTTTCCCGGCTCCGTGAGCGCGGGGACTCGGACTCAAAGGCCTACGAAAATGCCGAATCCGAGGCCCTCGACGTCGTCCTCTCGGAGGCCGTCCACCACCACGGGACCGAGAACGTCTACGAGATAGATACGACCGACCGCGACCCGGAGGCAGTGGCCGCCGAGATAGCGGCCGTCGTCGAGGGCGAGCGTGAACCGAGCGCCGGCACCGTCTCCTACGTCGACTGGCTATGA
- a CDS encoding multiprotein bridging factor aMBF1, with translation MVQCEMCGKEVSSPSRVKIEGAELDVCDECTDFGTELKTEDSSSSTSTKYSTSSSGSSGSSGSSSSSSSSSSGGGRRRDMFDEMDEIAQDFDDQIRSARESKGLSQKELAQQLNEKASLIRKLEQGNSLPSDDVRKKIEKSLGIDLSAGGSADDEEWSGGSSDGSYTLGDVVQRKD, from the coding sequence ATGGTTCAGTGCGAGATGTGTGGCAAGGAGGTTTCCTCTCCGAGCCGCGTCAAAATCGAGGGGGCCGAACTCGACGTCTGTGACGAGTGTACCGACTTCGGTACCGAGCTCAAGACCGAGGACTCCTCCTCGTCCACGTCGACGAAGTACTCTACCTCGTCGAGCGGGTCCAGCGGCTCCAGCGGGTCGTCCTCGTCGTCCTCGTCGAGTTCCTCGGGCGGCGGTCGCCGGCGGGATATGTTCGACGAGATGGACGAGATCGCGCAGGACTTCGACGACCAGATACGGTCGGCCCGGGAGTCCAAGGGGCTGAGCCAGAAAGAGCTGGCCCAGCAGTTAAACGAGAAGGCGAGCCTCATCCGGAAACTCGAACAGGGCAACTCACTGCCCAGCGACGACGTGCGAAAGAAAATCGAGAAATCGCTGGGTATCGACCTGAGCGCCGGCGGAAGCGCCGACGACGAGGAGTGGTCGGGCGGCTCCAGTGACGGAAGCTACACGCTGGGTGACGTCGTCCAGCGAAAGGATTAG
- a CDS encoding helicase HerA domain-containing protein, producing the protein MAETEHITVADTSAGPGGMEDPGLSVDIPVVELLTGRGFITGKSGSGKSNTASVVAEKLLDNGFGLLIVDIDGEYYGLKEEYEILHVGGDEECDIQVTEEHAGKIASLALEQNVPIILDVSSFLDEEEAESLLTEVAKQLFAKAKKQKQPFLMLVEECHEWIPEQGSMGEVGKMLIKIGKRGRKHGLGIVGISQRPADVKKDYITQCDWLVWHRLTWNNDTKVVGRILDSQYADAVEDLDDGEAFMMTDWAEQVRRVQFHRKQTFDAGATPGLDDFERPELKSVSEDLVSELETISEEKQATESRIKELREELDKKNSRIAELETELQDARDLQRMAEQFTDALLGHVEGANPGRTAKDEMRRTHERFAEPQPKDNGDGTATASDETADTDAEDDAPDTTSGGGFGDAFSAFADDDVAMNGGSEASNSATAKGASADGATKNGSDTQDETQGSSDAALEAALAAVAEEETPSESAGDAQSAEPETEKPAVVRDIEADIRDLDEKTERMLAYYKEHGPGTPLNAHFSAGGSGDRTAAYARNRTLRLRGLVEHVGRGKYDYRLSALVREEGEGIDDETATEYASQIERTIVDDETR; encoded by the coding sequence ATGGCAGAGACTGAACACATCACCGTGGCCGACACGAGCGCCGGGCCCGGCGGGATGGAAGACCCCGGGCTGTCCGTCGACATCCCGGTGGTGGAGCTACTGACCGGCCGCGGGTTCATCACCGGCAAGTCCGGTTCGGGCAAATCCAACACCGCGAGCGTCGTCGCCGAGAAGCTACTTGACAACGGGTTTGGCCTCCTCATCGTCGACATCGACGGCGAGTACTACGGCCTCAAAGAGGAGTACGAGATTCTCCACGTCGGGGGCGACGAGGAGTGTGACATCCAGGTCACCGAAGAGCACGCCGGAAAAATCGCCTCGCTCGCGTTAGAACAGAACGTCCCAATCATCCTCGACGTCTCCTCGTTTCTCGACGAGGAGGAAGCAGAGAGCCTGCTGACCGAGGTCGCAAAACAGCTGTTCGCCAAGGCCAAAAAACAGAAACAGCCGTTCCTCATGCTGGTCGAAGAGTGTCACGAGTGGATTCCCGAGCAGGGCAGCATGGGCGAGGTCGGGAAGATGCTCATCAAGATCGGAAAGCGCGGCCGGAAACACGGCCTGGGCATCGTCGGCATCAGCCAGCGCCCGGCCGACGTGAAGAAAGACTACATTACCCAGTGTGACTGGCTGGTGTGGCATCGCTTGACGTGGAACAACGACACGAAGGTGGTCGGGCGCATCCTCGACAGCCAGTACGCCGACGCCGTCGAGGACTTAGACGACGGTGAGGCCTTTATGATGACCGACTGGGCCGAGCAGGTCCGTCGGGTGCAGTTCCACCGCAAGCAGACCTTCGACGCCGGCGCGACCCCCGGGCTGGACGACTTCGAGCGCCCCGAACTGAAATCCGTCAGCGAGGACCTCGTCTCCGAACTCGAGACGATAAGCGAGGAGAAACAGGCCACCGAGAGCCGTATCAAGGAACTACGCGAGGAACTGGACAAGAAGAACTCCCGCATCGCCGAGCTGGAGACCGAGCTCCAGGACGCCCGGGACCTCCAGCGGATGGCCGAGCAGTTCACCGACGCCCTGCTGGGCCACGTCGAGGGGGCGAATCCGGGCCGCACGGCGAAAGACGAGATGCGACGCACGCACGAGCGGTTCGCTGAACCCCAGCCAAAGGACAACGGCGACGGGACCGCGACGGCCAGCGACGAGACAGCCGACACCGACGCGGAGGACGACGCGCCTGATACGACCTCCGGGGGCGGCTTCGGCGACGCCTTCAGCGCGTTCGCCGACGACGACGTCGCGATGAACGGGGGGAGCGAGGCGAGCAACAGCGCCACAGCGAAGGGGGCCAGCGCCGACGGCGCGACGAAGAACGGTTCCGATACCCAGGACGAGACCCAGGGAAGCTCCGACGCGGCCCTGGAGGCGGCGCTCGCGGCCGTCGCCGAGGAGGAGACGCCGTCCGAGTCGGCTGGTGACGCGCAGTCCGCCGAACCAGAAACCGAAAAGCCCGCTGTGGTTCGGGACATCGAGGCCGACATCCGCGACCTGGACGAGAAGACCGAGCGGATGCTCGCTTACTACAAGGAACACGGCCCGGGAACGCCACTGAACGCCCACTTCTCCGCTGGCGGGTCGGGCGACCGGACAGCCGCCTACGCTCGGAACCGAACGCTTCGGCTCCGTGGACTCGTCGAGCACGTTGGTCGCGGGAAGTACGACTACCGGCTGTCGGCGCTGGTCCGCGAGGAGGGCGAGGGCATCGACGACGAGACGGCCACTGAGTACGCGTCACAGATAGAGCGGACCATCGTCGACGACGAGACGCGCTGA
- the tpiA gene encoding triose-phosphate isomerase, giving the protein MFVLVNLKAYPCDPIEVATAAADVADDSGVRVAVAPQAANIESVAETGVETWAQHVSPNEHGSHTGSTLAEAVADAGAVGTMLNHSENRLKLADIDASLDAADRVDLETIVCANNPEQIGAAAALGPDAVAVEPPELIGTGTPVSKADPDIVTGAVDAAARVDGDVDVLCGAGISTGEDLVSASDLGATGVLLASGVAKADDPRAALEDLVEPLN; this is encoded by the coding sequence ATGTTCGTCCTTGTCAACCTCAAGGCGTACCCGTGTGACCCGATAGAGGTAGCCACCGCCGCTGCCGACGTGGCCGACGACTCCGGCGTCCGCGTCGCCGTCGCCCCCCAGGCAGCCAACATCGAGTCCGTCGCCGAGACCGGCGTCGAGACCTGGGCCCAGCACGTCAGCCCGAACGAGCACGGCAGCCACACCGGCTCCACGCTCGCCGAGGCCGTCGCCGACGCCGGCGCCGTCGGAACCATGCTGAACCACTCCGAGAACCGCCTCAAGCTGGCCGACATCGACGCGTCGCTCGACGCGGCCGACCGCGTGGACCTGGAGACCATCGTCTGTGCGAACAACCCCGAACAGATCGGCGCCGCTGCGGCGCTCGGTCCCGACGCCGTCGCCGTCGAGCCGCCGGAACTCATCGGCACCGGCACACCAGTCAGCAAGGCCGACCCCGACATCGTCACCGGCGCCGTCGACGCCGCCGCCCGCGTGGACGGCGACGTGGACGTGCTCTGTGGCGCCGGCATCTCGACCGGCGAGGACCTCGTCTCCGCCAGCGACCTCGGCGCAACCGGCGTCCTGCTTGCAAGCGGCGTCGCGAAGGCCGACGACCCGCGTGCAGCCCTGGAAGACCTCGTCGAACCGCTGAACTGA
- a CDS encoding GMC family oxidoreductase yields the protein MQRAPTDRADVCIVGAGPAGALVANQLASDGYDVTILEAGRRFDFDERQGQMERSIRPGEPGDIWEMGGERDDWSNTGERTYPLNVARVKGVGGSTLHWQGMVMRMHPNDFDGSHDNDDPAWPIDYDDLRPYYAEAETALGVAGTGDNPFAPPREDPTWPMPGFKPSYSDSLFEEACSNLGIAMHSVPNARNSESYDGRSQCVGYGTCQPVCPSGAKYDATVHIEDAEAAGATVIDRVPVQRLVTDGDGRVSAAVYVTPEGDEYRQEAREFVLAAGGIEIPRLLLLSANEDHPDGLANSSGAVGRYFMDHLFAGSGGTLDRRTRQNHVGFITSESHQFYDDPGGAVEHVETGETFVAESDAAYSPIKLEFLNYAGPSPVEIALNGDDWGDSMLGELRAAYGNSIAMGGLVGMPPRRENRVTLDTTTTDDHGNPVPDIKWSWGDRVRRSIARANDIQHTVLNELGVDIEWTANVESGSGPAYHHMGTTRMGTDPDESVVNPRMRSHDLSNLSIASSSVFVTAGSMNPTLTIAALALKCADHVGERL from the coding sequence ATGCAACGAGCGCCAACCGACCGGGCGGACGTCTGTATCGTCGGTGCGGGCCCGGCGGGCGCCCTCGTCGCGAACCAGCTTGCGAGCGACGGCTACGACGTGACGATACTCGAGGCCGGCCGTCGCTTCGACTTCGACGAACGCCAGGGGCAGATGGAGCGGTCGATTCGACCCGGCGAGCCCGGTGACATCTGGGAGATGGGCGGCGAGCGCGACGACTGGTCTAACACCGGTGAGCGCACCTACCCGCTGAACGTCGCCCGCGTGAAAGGCGTCGGCGGGTCGACGCTCCACTGGCAGGGGATGGTGATGCGGATGCATCCCAACGACTTCGATGGCAGCCACGACAACGACGACCCGGCCTGGCCGATCGATTACGACGACCTGCGGCCCTACTACGCCGAGGCCGAGACGGCGCTGGGCGTCGCAGGGACCGGCGACAACCCCTTCGCGCCCCCGCGGGAGGACCCGACATGGCCGATGCCGGGCTTCAAGCCGTCCTACAGCGACTCGCTGTTCGAAGAGGCCTGTTCGAACCTGGGTATCGCGATGCACTCGGTCCCGAACGCCCGCAACTCCGAGTCCTACGACGGCCGGAGCCAGTGTGTGGGCTACGGCACCTGCCAGCCGGTCTGTCCCTCCGGCGCGAAGTACGACGCGACGGTCCACATCGAGGACGCGGAGGCCGCGGGCGCGACCGTCATCGACCGGGTCCCGGTCCAGCGCCTCGTTACCGACGGCGACGGCCGGGTCAGCGCCGCCGTCTACGTCACCCCCGAAGGTGACGAGTACCGCCAGGAAGCCAGGGAGTTCGTCCTCGCGGCGGGCGGTATCGAGATTCCGCGCCTCCTGCTGCTGTCGGCGAACGAGGACCACCCCGACGGGCTCGCGAACTCCTCGGGCGCGGTGGGTCGGTACTTCATGGACCACCTCTTTGCCGGCTCGGGCGGGACCCTCGACAGACGCACCCGCCAGAACCACGTCGGCTTCATCACCAGCGAGAGCCACCAGTTCTACGACGACCCCGGCGGTGCCGTCGAACACGTCGAGACGGGCGAGACGTTCGTCGCCGAGAGCGACGCGGCCTACTCGCCTATCAAGCTGGAGTTTCTCAACTACGCCGGCCCGTCGCCGGTCGAAATCGCGCTCAACGGCGACGACTGGGGCGACTCGATGCTGGGCGAGCTCCGGGCGGCCTACGGCAACAGCATCGCCATGGGCGGGCTGGTCGGCATGCCGCCCCGACGTGAGAACCGCGTCACGCTCGATACGACCACGACGGACGACCACGGCAACCCCGTCCCCGACATCAAGTGGTCGTGGGGCGACCGCGTGCGGCGCTCTATCGCTCGGGCCAACGACATCCAGCATACAGTCCTGAACGAACTGGGCGTCGATATCGAGTGGACTGCGAACGTCGAGAGCGGCTCCGGTCCGGCCTACCACCACATGGGGACGACCCGGATGGGCACCGACCCCGACGAAAGCGTCGTGAACCCGCGGATGCGCAGTCACGACCTCTCGAACCTCTCTATCGCCTCTTCCTCGGTGTTCGTGACGGCGGGGTCGATGAATCCGACTCTGACTATCGCCGCACTGGCGCTGAAATGCGCCGACCACGTCGGCGAGCGGCTCTAG